Proteins from a genomic interval of Desulfobacterales bacterium:
- a CDS encoding CBS domain-containing protein, whose translation MQVITTHLNADFDALAAMVAAKQLYPEAHLVFSGSQERNLREFLGQALPYTYEFKRVRQIDLTKVTRLIVVDTRQARRLGNLAQCLDNPGIEIHIYDHHPDMPGDLHGSVEVVRPLGSTSTIFCQLFQERKIALSREDASLLLLGIYEDTGSFTFSTTTPDDLRAAAWLLAQGADLQLVSQFVSRELTSSQVALLNDLIRQATSYSIQGIDIVVAKLTMPEYVDEFSLIVRQFMVMDNLDCLFALAGMGDRIYLIVRSRIPEVNAGEIAREFGGGGHASAASATVKDLTMIEAEEKLVRLLHKHVRPQSVASELMSAPVISVGPNIAIREANEILTRYNITVLPVIKGPHKILGMISRRVVEKSIFHGLGDLPVSEYMTTDVATLPLSATLADIQEMIIEHRQRLIPVVDDQGGVKGVITRTDLLNLLVNDPGHIPGEPPGGEDRSYAERHRNLNSLMVEHLGREIIVLLRDIGEVAEQNQWAAYAVGGFVRDLLLRIKNLDLDIVVEGDGIAFAKKLAQRLGGKVRTHEKFKTAVVILANGFKIDVATARLEYYEYPAALPTVELSSIKLDLYRRDFTINAMAIHLNPDRFGTLVDFFNCQSDLKERRIRILHNLSFVEDPTRIFRAIRFEQRMGFQIGKHTEKMLKNAVKMNLFDRCRGRRCFGELKLIMSEEDPMPALRRMAGFDLLKFILPGLKLDKRLAVTLAETQKVLAWHRLLYLDTPCRSWMVYLLVVMAPFSMRKLVNFCARFEVPERYCLLLRRMKERGDKIVRVLNQGRVMRPSEIYWLLHGLEHEGLLYLLALARRKNAKKAVSMYVTKLRTVTTSVRGSDLKKMGYPVGPLYRTILNHLLEARLDGLVSTRAGEIAFVKKHYPLGPDQGGYA comes from the coding sequence ATGCAGGTAATCACCACCCATTTGAATGCCGACTTCGATGCCCTGGCCGCGATGGTGGCGGCCAAGCAACTCTATCCAGAGGCGCATCTTGTTTTTTCCGGGTCCCAGGAAAGGAATCTGCGTGAATTTCTGGGCCAGGCCCTTCCCTATACTTACGAATTCAAGCGGGTCCGCCAGATCGATCTGACCAAGGTAACCCGGCTGATCGTGGTCGACACCCGCCAGGCCCGCCGGTTGGGCAACCTGGCCCAATGCCTGGACAACCCAGGAATCGAAATTCATATCTATGACCATCATCCGGACATGCCCGGCGATCTGCACGGCAGCGTGGAAGTGGTCCGGCCGCTGGGGTCCACCTCGACCATCTTCTGCCAGCTTTTTCAGGAGCGAAAGATCGCCCTGAGCCGTGAGGATGCCTCGCTGCTGCTGCTGGGCATCTACGAGGATACCGGCTCCTTCACCTTTTCCACCACCACTCCCGATGATCTGCGGGCCGCGGCCTGGCTCCTTGCCCAGGGGGCTGACCTGCAACTGGTATCCCAGTTCGTGTCCCGGGAATTGACTTCCAGTCAGGTGGCCCTGCTCAACGACCTGATCAGGCAGGCCACCAGTTATTCGATTCAGGGGATCGACATCGTGGTGGCCAAGCTCACCATGCCCGAATATGTGGACGAGTTTTCCCTGATTGTCCGCCAGTTCATGGTCATGGACAACCTTGACTGCCTGTTCGCCCTGGCCGGCATGGGCGACCGGATTTATCTCATTGTCCGGAGCCGGATTCCCGAGGTCAATGCCGGCGAGATCGCCCGCGAGTTCGGCGGCGGCGGCCATGCCTCCGCCGCCTCGGCCACGGTCAAGGATCTGACCATGATCGAGGCCGAGGAGAAGCTGGTGCGGCTGCTGCACAAGCATGTCCGCCCCCAGAGCGTGGCCAGCGAACTGATGTCCGCGCCGGTGATCTCGGTGGGCCCGAATATCGCGATCAGGGAGGCCAACGAGATCCTTACCCGCTACAACATCACGGTGCTGCCGGTGATCAAGGGACCGCATAAGATCCTGGGGATGATCTCCCGCCGGGTGGTGGAAAAGTCAATATTTCACGGGCTCGGCGACCTGCCGGTGAGCGAATACATGACCACCGACGTGGCCACCCTGCCGCTTTCCGCCACCCTGGCCGATATTCAGGAGATGATCATCGAGCACCGCCAGCGCTTGATTCCGGTGGTGGATGACCAGGGCGGGGTCAAGGGGGTTATCACCCGCACCGATCTGCTTAATCTACTGGTCAATGATCCCGGTCATATCCCGGGCGAGCCGCCCGGCGGGGAGGACCGCTCCTATGCCGAACGGCACCGCAATCTCAACAGCCTGATGGTGGAGCATCTCGGCCGGGAGATCATCGTGCTGCTCCGCGACATCGGCGAGGTGGCCGAGCAGAACCAGTGGGCCGCCTATGCAGTGGGCGGGTTTGTCCGCGACCTGCTGCTGCGGATCAAAAATCTTGACCTTGATATCGTGGTCGAGGGGGATGGCATCGCTTTTGCCAAAAAACTGGCGCAAAGGCTGGGCGGCAAGGTGCGCACCCATGAGAAGTTCAAAACCGCGGTGGTGATTCTGGCCAACGGGTTCAAGATCGACGTGGCCACGGCCCGGCTCGAATATTACGAGTATCCGGCGGCCCTGCCCACGGTGGAGTTGTCTTCAATCAAGCTTGATCTCTACCGCCGTGATTTCACCATCAACGCCATGGCCATCCACCTCAACCCGGACCGGTTCGGGACCCTGGTCGATTTTTTCAACTGCCAGAGCGATCTCAAGGAGAGACGGATCCGGATCCTGCACAACCTGAGCTTTGTCGAGGACCCCACCCGGATCTTCAGGGCGATCCGTTTCGAGCAGCGCATGGGGTTTCAGATCGGCAAGCATACCGAAAAGATGCTCAAGAACGCGGTGAAAATGAACCTGTTCGACCGTTGTCGCGGCCGCCGCTGTTTCGGGGAACTCAAACTGATCATGTCCGAGGAGGACCCGATGCCGGCCCTGCGGCGGATGGCCGGGTTCGACCTGCTCAAATTCATCCTGCCCGGGCTGAAACTGGACAAACGGCTGGCAGTCACCCTGGCCGAAACCCAGAAGGTACTGGCCTGGCATCGGCTCCTCTACCTGGATACGCCCTGCCGGTCGTGGATGGTCTACCTGCTGGTGGTGATGGCCCCCTTTTCCATGCGCAAGCTGGTAAATTTCTGTGCCCGTTTCGAGGTGCCGGAGCGGTACTGTCTCCTGCTGCGCCGGATGAAGGAGAGGGGGGATAAGATCGTCCGGGTCCTGAACCAGGGACGGGTCATGCGGCCCAGCGAGATCTACTGGCTGCTGCACGGACTTGAACATGAAGGGCTTCTCTACCTGCTGGCCCTGGCTCGGAGGAAAAATGCCAAAAAGGCGGTTTCGATGTACGTCACCAAACTGCGCACAGTGACCACCTCGGTGCGGGGCAGTGACCTCAAAAAAATGGGCTATCCGGTGGGCCCGCTCTACCGTACCATCCTCAACCATCTTCTGGAGGCCCGGCTCGACGGCCTGGTAAGCACCCGGGCCGGGGAGATCGCCTTTGTGAAGAAACATTACCCCCTGGGGCCGGACCAGGGGGGGTATGCCTAG
- a CDS encoding citrate synthase, which produces MSKEKNTREQATLILDGKTYHLPVIIGTEGEKAIDIRRLRAETGHITLDSGFMNTGSCTSEITFLEGARGVLNYRGYPIAELAENCTFVEVAYLLLHGSLPTEKQLKKFSTLLGRFAMLHEDMIHFFDGFPPNAQPMAILSSMVNTLSNYYPEMIDNPAEDIDRMAARLLSKVRTIAAFSYKKSIGQPLIYPRHDLTYCANFLNMMFDSPVKPYTINEVVVKALNKILILHADHEQNCSTSAVRLVGSARVNLYASISAGISALWGPLHGGANQAVVEMLERIYEEGGDYIKYLDRAKDPDDPFRLVGFGHRVYKNYDPRARIIKKACDQVLDSLHVVDPLLDIAKELEEAALSDDYFIERNLYPNVDFYSGIVYRAIGIPTNMFTVMFALGRLPGWIAHWKEMWDDPDSRINRPRQIYVGPKQRPFVPMAERKPENNGQEA; this is translated from the coding sequence ATGTCGAAAGAAAAAAACACCCGGGAGCAGGCAACTCTGATCCTGGACGGAAAGACCTACCATCTGCCGGTCATCATCGGCACTGAAGGAGAAAAGGCCATCGATATCAGGAGGCTGCGGGCTGAAACCGGGCATATCACCCTGGACAGCGGCTTCATGAACACCGGCTCCTGCACCAGCGAAATCACCTTTCTCGAAGGGGCCCGGGGTGTGCTCAACTACCGCGGCTATCCCATTGCCGAACTGGCGGAGAACTGTACCTTTGTCGAGGTGGCCTACCTGCTGCTCCACGGCAGCCTGCCCACTGAAAAGCAACTCAAAAAATTCAGTACCCTGCTGGGCCGGTTTGCCATGCTCCACGAGGATATGATCCACTTCTTTGACGGCTTTCCGCCCAATGCGCAGCCCATGGCCATCCTCTCCTCAATGGTCAACACCCTGAGCAATTATTATCCGGAGATGATCGACAACCCGGCCGAGGATATCGACCGGATGGCGGCCCGGCTCCTCTCCAAGGTGCGGACCATTGCCGCTTTTTCCTATAAAAAATCCATCGGCCAGCCCTTGATCTATCCCCGGCACGACCTGACCTACTGCGCCAACTTCCTGAACATGATGTTCGATTCGCCGGTCAAGCCCTATACGATCAACGAGGTGGTGGTCAAGGCCCTGAACAAGATTCTCATCCTCCATGCCGACCATGAACAGAACTGTTCGACCTCGGCGGTCCGGCTGGTGGGCAGCGCCCGGGTCAATCTCTATGCGTCGATTTCGGCCGGAATCAGCGCCCTGTGGGGACCGCTGCACGGTGGCGCCAACCAGGCGGTGGTGGAGATGCTGGAGCGGATCTACGAAGAAGGCGGCGACTATATCAAATATCTCGACCGGGCCAAGGACCCTGACGACCCCTTCCGGCTGGTGGGCTTCGGTCACCGGGTGTACAAAAATTACGACCCCCGGGCCCGGATCATCAAGAAGGCCTGCGACCAGGTTCTTGATTCCCTGCATGTGGTCGATCCGCTCCTGGATATTGCCAAGGAACTGGAGGAGGCGGCCTTGAGCGACGACTACTTCATCGAACGTAATCTTTATCCCAATGTGGATTTCTACAGCGGCATCGTTTACCGGGCCATCGGCATCCCCACCAACATGTTCACGGTGATGTTCGCCCTGGGCAGGCTGCCGGGCTGGATCGCCCACTGGAAGGAGATGTGGGACGATCCCGATTCGCGGATCAACCGGCCGCGCCAGATCTATGTCGGTCCCAAACAGCGGCCTTTCGTGCCCATGGCGGAAAGAAAACCGGAAAACAACGGTCAGGAAGCCTAG
- the thiE gene encoding thiamine phosphate synthase, whose translation MKTMEADHNHTPVHGRRMRIFRDEVTVYPVSCERLASGRTDREWLAAVLAGGARIVQLRDKDADDRTLYEKAVFFRQLTRAAGALLIINDRVDIALLVDADGVHLGNSDLPVREVRRLAPELIIGVSANTVEQAATVDERGASYFNIGPLYPTRTKEGLSTFIGLEAVARFSACSALPFTVMGGIKPDHVPDLVAAGAARIAVVTALTRAGNIEAETRRWVEAIRRARDNKRE comes from the coding sequence ATGAAGACGATGGAAGCGGATCATAACCACACCCCTGTCCATGGCAGGCGGATGCGGATTTTTCGAGACGAGGTCACGGTATACCCGGTGTCCTGCGAACGGCTGGCCAGCGGCCGCACCGACCGCGAGTGGCTGGCCGCGGTATTGGCCGGCGGCGCCCGCATCGTTCAACTCCGGGACAAGGATGCGGATGACCGCACCCTGTACGAAAAAGCGGTTTTCTTCCGGCAACTGACCCGGGCGGCCGGGGCGTTGCTGATCATCAACGACCGGGTGGATATCGCCCTGCTGGTCGACGCCGACGGGGTGCATCTGGGCAACTCTGATCTACCGGTCCGGGAGGTCCGGCGACTGGCGCCGGAACTGATCATCGGCGTGTCCGCCAATACCGTCGAGCAGGCCGCCACGGTGGATGAACGCGGGGCCTCCTATTTCAACATCGGGCCGCTCTATCCCACCAGGACCAAGGAGGGACTCTCAACCTTTATCGGCCTGGAGGCGGTGGCTCGATTTTCCGCCTGTTCCGCGTTGCCCTTTACGGTGATGGGCGGGATCAAGCCGGACCATGTCCCGGACCTGGTGGCGGCCGGCGCGGCCCGGATCGCGGTGGTCACCGCCCTGACCCGGGCCGGGAATATCGAGGCGGAAACCAGACGCTGGGTGGAGGCAATCCGCCGGGCCCGGGATAATAAAAGGGAATGA
- the hflC gene encoding protease modulator HflC, translated as MNAIIRYIVIGLVLVVGVTVWQGFYILPEGKQAVITQFGRPVGTPITEAGLHYKTPFIQEATFFEKRILIWDGDPNQIPTNDKTFVYLDVTARWRIADALVFMQAVKTQTRAMTVLDDIIDGTVRDLVNKNNLVEIIRSSDWSPEIMVISGAQAEDGPIRYGRDNIAALVHKTASKITPKYGIELVDVMFKRVNYIESVQRKVYDRMISERKRIAAEKRSQGEGQKAEIMGKVQRELKEITSKANREAQEIKGKADATAARIFADAYNQDPEFYAFSKSLETYRKTLGDNTRLIISSDSEFYKYLQSIK; from the coding sequence GTGAATGCGATTATCCGATATATAGTGATCGGCCTGGTACTGGTCGTCGGCGTTACCGTCTGGCAGGGTTTCTATATTCTGCCAGAAGGCAAACAGGCGGTGATTACCCAGTTCGGCCGCCCGGTGGGCACCCCGATCACCGAGGCCGGCCTCCATTACAAGACCCCTTTTATCCAGGAGGCCACCTTTTTTGAAAAACGGATCCTGATCTGGGACGGCGATCCCAACCAGATCCCGACCAATGACAAAACATTCGTCTACCTGGACGTCACCGCCCGCTGGCGTATCGCCGATGCCCTGGTGTTCATGCAGGCGGTCAAGACCCAGACCCGGGCCATGACCGTTCTCGACGACATCATCGACGGCACGGTCCGCGACCTGGTCAATAAAAACAACCTGGTGGAGATCATCCGCAGTTCGGACTGGTCGCCGGAAATCATGGTCATCTCCGGGGCCCAGGCCGAAGACGGACCGATCCGCTACGGCCGGGACAACATTGCCGCCCTGGTCCACAAGACCGCCTCCAAGATCACCCCCAAGTACGGGATCGAATTGGTGGACGTGATGTTCAAGCGGGTCAACTATATCGAATCGGTGCAACGCAAGGTATATGACCGGATGATCTCGGAGCGGAAACGGATTGCCGCGGAGAAGCGTTCCCAGGGTGAAGGCCAGAAGGCGGAGATCATGGGCAAGGTGCAGCGGGAGTTAAAAGAGATCACCTCCAAGGCCAACCGTGAGGCCCAGGAAATCAAGGGTAAGGCCGATGCAACGGCAGCCAGGATATTTGCCGATGCCTATAATCAGGACCCGGAGTTCTACGCCTTTTCCAAGAGCCTGGAGACCTATCGCAAGACCCTGGGCGATAACACCCGGCTGATCATCTCCTCGGACTCCGAGTTTTATAAGTATCTGCAGTCGATAAAATAA